A portion of the Pedobacter cryoconitis genome contains these proteins:
- a CDS encoding RHS repeat domain-containing protein: protein MKMLFKSSLFYFLFSIMFGPAGFAQVGLLNSIQQPLSPNAEALGKFVEMPVGNFTGTPEINIPLYEFKSNSFTVPISLSYHASGIKVREIPGWVGAGFLLNAVGAIVRVVRGLPDGMESPSGIDVSNVGYKNVIGLPGHEGLTGLDGRMDKDVASDLSFTKVDMEFDEFYYNFMGYTGSFMFTNQGTVMMKTASNLKVEFSVDNFKITDANGMIYEFKQYESQANDPHWYISTWYLTKAINPFRNETVEFKYEPFGLINPYRISNGPTIYYDQVFDFNNSPKVPVGIQNPGCEQQGSERVMANPLSKDNLFLKQIIYQTDTVKFYIDKTRRTDVYKVRLDSMKIFSGSTTLHKASFGYTYSDTVTTDSLSKKMLLKSVKIDDQRPYSFDYYGSYMSRTMPGIVGNGADMWGYYNGEDFPFGFGGHRIFPKYGYKDILTYSNDRNSSYSNADWKYAQIGSLQKITYPTGGLTEFEYEGHDFTSDIYFAGVVFIPDSLRSSEAGSDNWSGSFQPILHSNEFMIHQDQTVTVNTTIGLSNQILDLTSYRNNLYNTLDPAVQQGIVRLYKFNLLTKVFDLVETRTFNPVTVIGNPATNLAFTTARPSGTSTEGHTRFLTTGRYKLETEVHNLGIRALITVDNKFSYRKPGITNVYNMGGIRIKKIRFTSPVNASFFEKSYDYTYQGKTSGKLLIPYECVNTWTYVGEYRTLTYVNGQPYTNIAPQYCRYFKIYHNNTIPLGSGKNGPIGYDHVTEKMNDGRKTVMEFSVLADEYVPDEDGLLSKDNAVWRGNLKSADYYDGNNRKIKREVHLLTNLFSNPADAPVTKSAYLTGIMPPGSDHGVSQWWAEIDARQDNVVPGRDSILYFNGTDTLKEVTKYAYDNKLYPTASRITKIVSSGDSTVTYLKYPYDYTISGATSVPFSQGVKLLQTKNVVSQPVETYVKRYTAGAVKVTQAQLIAFKSALPAADTVYALNNSAGLTDFSPANFTISSASKDGRYLRRLLFNKYDNGNVVEQSKDGEPKEVLVWGYRRRFIVASVKSSTYAAVIALVDTNVINNPSSDAAMRTELQKIRTGLASTNPKAKVTSSTDPKGETVYYEYDSYGRLKRMKDLNGDIQENTWYHYKP, encoded by the coding sequence ATGAAAATGCTTTTCAAATCATCTCTGTTCTACTTTCTTTTTAGTATCATGTTTGGTCCTGCTGGTTTTGCACAGGTTGGACTATTAAATTCCATTCAGCAACCCCTTTCTCCCAATGCTGAAGCATTGGGCAAGTTCGTAGAAATGCCTGTGGGTAATTTTACCGGAACTCCTGAAATCAACATCCCTCTGTATGAATTCAAGAGTAATAGTTTTACTGTTCCGATTTCCTTATCCTACCATGCTTCCGGGATCAAAGTGCGCGAAATCCCGGGTTGGGTAGGTGCTGGTTTCCTGTTGAATGCTGTCGGGGCGATCGTGCGCGTGGTGCGTGGTTTGCCAGATGGCATGGAATCTCCAAGTGGGATTGACGTAAGTAATGTAGGTTACAAAAATGTGATCGGACTGCCGGGGCATGAAGGTCTGACCGGACTGGACGGAAGAATGGATAAAGACGTTGCCTCGGATCTTTCTTTTACTAAAGTTGATATGGAGTTCGACGAGTTTTATTACAATTTCATGGGTTATACCGGAAGTTTTATGTTTACCAACCAGGGGACTGTAATGATGAAAACAGCCAGTAACCTGAAGGTTGAGTTTTCTGTGGATAATTTTAAAATCACTGATGCCAACGGCATGATCTATGAGTTTAAACAATATGAATCCCAGGCCAATGACCCGCACTGGTACATCAGTACCTGGTACCTGACCAAAGCGATCAATCCTTTCAGGAATGAAACTGTAGAATTTAAGTATGAACCTTTTGGCCTGATCAATCCTTACCGGATCAGCAATGGCCCAACCATTTATTATGACCAGGTATTTGATTTTAATAATTCACCGAAAGTTCCTGTCGGGATCCAAAACCCTGGTTGCGAGCAACAAGGTTCAGAAAGGGTAATGGCCAATCCGCTCAGTAAGGATAATCTTTTTTTAAAACAAATCATTTATCAAACAGATACGGTTAAATTTTATATTGATAAAACAAGGCGTACCGATGTCTATAAGGTCAGGCTGGACAGTATGAAGATTTTTAGTGGTAGTACCACGCTTCATAAAGCCAGTTTTGGTTATACTTATAGTGATACGGTCACCACCGATTCTCTCAGTAAAAAGATGCTGTTGAAAAGCGTAAAAATTGATGATCAGAGACCTTATTCTTTTGATTATTACGGCAGTTATATGAGCAGAACAATGCCCGGTATTGTAGGTAACGGTGCGGATATGTGGGGCTATTATAACGGAGAAGACTTTCCTTTTGGTTTTGGCGGGCACCGTATTTTTCCAAAATATGGCTATAAAGATATTCTGACTTATAGCAATGACCGTAATAGCAGTTACAGTAATGCAGACTGGAAGTATGCGCAGATTGGCTCTTTACAGAAAATTACGTATCCTACTGGTGGCTTAACGGAATTTGAATACGAAGGGCATGATTTTACCTCTGATATCTATTTTGCCGGCGTTGTATTTATTCCTGATTCTTTAAGGAGTTCGGAGGCAGGCTCCGACAACTGGTCTGGTAGTTTCCAGCCAATCTTGCATAGCAATGAGTTTATGATCCATCAGGATCAAACAGTCACTGTCAATACCACAATTGGGTTATCCAATCAAATTCTTGATCTGACCAGTTACCGGAATAATTTATATAACACACTGGATCCGGCAGTGCAGCAAGGAATTGTAAGGCTTTATAAATTTAACCTGCTGACCAAAGTATTCGATCTGGTAGAGACCAGGACTTTTAACCCGGTTACTGTCATTGGTAACCCAGCCACTAACCTGGCTTTTACTACAGCCAGACCCAGCGGAACTTCTACAGAAGGCCATACCCGATTTTTAACCACAGGCAGATATAAACTGGAAACCGAGGTACATAATTTAGGGATCAGGGCTCTGATTACAGTGGATAACAAATTCTCTTACCGTAAGCCTGGCATAACCAATGTGTACAATATGGGCGGGATCAGGATCAAAAAGATCAGGTTTACCAGCCCGGTCAATGCATCTTTCTTTGAGAAGAGCTATGACTATACCTACCAGGGAAAAACCTCAGGAAAACTGCTGATTCCCTATGAATGTGTCAACACCTGGACTTATGTGGGAGAGTACCGGACCCTGACTTATGTCAATGGCCAGCCCTATACCAATATCGCCCCGCAGTATTGCCGGTATTTTAAGATTTACCACAACAATACGATTCCACTGGGCAGCGGAAAGAATGGCCCGATAGGTTATGACCATGTTACGGAAAAGATGAATGATGGCAGAAAAACAGTGATGGAGTTTTCTGTACTTGCCGATGAATATGTGCCGGATGAGGATGGCTTATTAAGTAAAGACAATGCGGTCTGGAGAGGGAACTTGAAAAGTGCGGATTATTATGATGGAAATAACCGGAAAATAAAAAGAGAAGTACATCTGCTGACCAATCTTTTCAGCAATCCTGCAGATGCACCGGTTACCAAAAGTGCTTATTTGACTGGAATCATGCCCCCGGGTTCGGATCACGGTGTAAGTCAATGGTGGGCCGAAATAGATGCCAGGCAGGACAATGTAGTTCCAGGCAGGGATTCTATCCTTTATTTCAACGGTACCGATACGCTGAAAGAAGTCACTAAATATGCCTATGACAATAAGCTTTATCCTACCGCTTCAAGGATTACGAAGATCGTTTCATCAGGTGACAGTACGGTCACGTATTTGAAGTACCCCTATGATTATACGATTAGTGGGGCGACTTCAGTTCCTTTTTCCCAGGGCGTGAAACTCCTTCAGACCAAAAACGTGGTTTCCCAGCCCGTAGAGACTTATGTGAAGCGCTATACGGCAGGGGCAGTGAAAGTAACCCAGGCACAACTGATTGCTTTCAAGTCCGCTTTGCCTGCTGCCGACACGGTGTATGCCTTGAACAATTCAGCCGGACTGACAGATTTTAGTCCGGCAAACTTTACGATTAGTTCTGCCAGTAAGGATGGCCGTTACCTGCGCAGGCTGCTGTTCAATAAGTATGACAATGGTAATGTAGTAGAGCAAAGTAAAGATGGTGAACCCAAAGAAGTGCTGGTCTGGGGATACCGGCGGAGGTTTATTGTCGCTAGTGTGAAAAGTAGTACTTATGCTGCTGTTATTGCGCTGGTAGATACCAATGTAATCAATAATCCTTCCAGTGATGCGGCAATGCGGACAGAGCTTCAAAAGATCAGGACCGGGCTGGCCAGTACAAATCCAAAAGCGAAGGTCACCAGTTCAACCGATCCCAAAGGGGAAACGGTCTATTATGAATATGATAGCTATGGCCGGTTAAAGCGGATGAAAGATTTAAACGGGGATATTCAAGAGAACACATGGTATCACTATAAACCTTAA
- a CDS encoding TetR/AcrR family transcriptional regulator: protein MKNNKWNCMSMQIATLMHISFIYDEAGLNHENNIRPMKNKENTKRKLLDAVGVILKKDGFSGLGVNKVAKLAGVSKILIYRYFGDFNELVKSCVVENNFWTNNLTEPAASEDTTVSMQQLINTLLKERFSYFYNHCQMQAALLNDTSNYNLNIKKRSGSNRLLKRKLQPAKEQGFDNCITYFNIVSTLLVAGTNHLVLGSQSETKNELQHSMEKIVEWTFGDVINDKDYN from the coding sequence ATGAAGAACAATAAATGGAACTGCATGAGTATGCAAATTGCTACGCTCATGCACATTTCATTTATTTATGATGAAGCGGGATTGAATCATGAAAATAATATCCGACCTATGAAAAACAAAGAAAATACAAAAAGAAAGTTATTAGATGCAGTAGGTGTGATCCTTAAAAAGGATGGCTTTAGCGGATTGGGTGTTAATAAAGTGGCTAAATTAGCAGGGGTTTCAAAAATCCTTATATACCGCTATTTTGGAGATTTCAATGAACTAGTGAAATCTTGCGTAGTAGAAAATAACTTTTGGACAAACAATCTGACAGAGCCCGCTGCATCTGAAGATACTACCGTTTCTATGCAGCAATTGATCAATACACTTTTAAAAGAGAGGTTTAGTTATTTTTATAATCATTGCCAGATGCAGGCTGCGTTATTGAATGATACTTCTAATTATAATCTAAACATTAAAAAAAGATCAGGCAGTAACCGTTTACTCAAAAGAAAATTACAGCCAGCAAAAGAACAGGGATTTGATAATTGCATTACTTATTTTAATATAGTTTCTACACTCCTTGTAGCAGGCACTAACCATCTTGTTTTAGGAAGCCAAAGTGAAACTAAAAATGAATTGCAGCATTCTATGGAAAAGATTGTAGAATGGACATTCGGAGATGTTATAAACGATAAGGATTACAATTAA
- a CDS encoding sensor histidine kinase, with translation MIFILYEISILKLMRLDYQPSITYVLYYTLNISLFYFHALIVLKRGTINTKADYWRLPIFIALELIVHYCLAISISWILIEQKSAIQFKTVFSVKAVAGTVWRGIYFILYASAYYLLFSYNDKRRRELVQTIENEQLQNKLLRAEQDFLRAQINPHLLFNTLSFIKYAAKKKPEEANEAIMRLSSIMGFALENNSQTILVSKELEQVENIIKLNQLRFNHTLHINYVTQLNNDQVTIIPIILLTLVENIFKHGNLLDKDYPAEIRVASMDEYLTIQTSNLPNYDSNVESGKTGLANITSRLDQFYKNNYKFSHEMAGKLFKVELVLKLKN, from the coding sequence GTGATATTTATCTTATATGAGATTAGTATTTTGAAATTAATGAGGCTGGATTATCAGCCTTCAATTACCTATGTTCTTTATTATACACTCAACATTAGTTTATTTTATTTTCATGCTTTAATAGTATTAAAAAGAGGGACAATTAATACTAAAGCAGATTACTGGCGTTTACCAATATTCATTGCATTAGAATTAATAGTTCATTATTGCCTTGCAATATCAATTAGCTGGATATTAATAGAACAGAAATCGGCGATACAATTTAAAACCGTCTTTTCTGTAAAGGCTGTTGCCGGTACTGTTTGGAGAGGCATCTATTTTATCCTATATGCCTCAGCCTATTACCTATTATTCAGCTATAATGATAAAAGGAGAAGAGAACTCGTTCAAACCATAGAAAACGAGCAACTACAAAACAAACTGCTGCGTGCAGAACAAGATTTCCTGCGTGCTCAGATCAACCCTCACTTACTTTTCAATACCTTAAGTTTTATCAAATACGCGGCTAAGAAAAAACCGGAAGAAGCGAACGAAGCCATTATGAGATTATCCAGTATTATGGGATTTGCTTTGGAAAACAACAGCCAAACCATTCTTGTCTCGAAAGAGCTCGAACAGGTGGAAAATATTATCAAGCTGAACCAACTGCGGTTCAATCATACCTTGCACATCAATTACGTTACCCAACTCAATAACGATCAGGTTACAATTATCCCTATCATTTTACTGACCCTGGTAGAAAACATCTTTAAACACGGAAACCTGCTCGACAAAGATTACCCGGCAGAAATCAGGGTAGCATCAATGGATGAATATTTAACTATCCAGACCAGCAACCTACCAAATTATGACAGCAATGTAGAAAGTGGTAAAACCGGACTGGCAAATATTACCTCCCGGTTGGATCAGTTCTATAAAAACAATTACAAATTCAGTCACGAAATGGCCGGAAAATTATTCAAAGTGGAGCTTGTGCTGAAGCTGAAAAACTAG
- a CDS encoding LytR/AlgR family response regulator transcription factor, whose protein sequence is MSCIVIDDEPHAIDELSELIALVPHLNLVESFPDARQAIAYLQEAEHVDIIFSDISMAVLNGIDAAEILNNYCHFLVYVTAHRGYAPEAFQARADGYLLKPVSYVSFTQKAEDLTLKHQDIIKLQRDEQQFLFIKGGQKSSFIKIKYSDIVYIEAMLNYIMIHTTTGHEITYIGLKAMEDKLQIMDIFFRINKSIIISLNYLDRVDGNIARLAPGQSYQIGDKYKSVFLDFLRKHTLKS, encoded by the coding sequence ATGAGTTGTATTGTTATTGACGACGAACCTCATGCAATTGATGAGTTAAGTGAGTTGATTGCACTGGTGCCTCATCTGAACTTAGTAGAGAGTTTCCCGGATGCCAGGCAGGCAATTGCCTATTTACAGGAAGCGGAACATGTTGATATTATCTTTTCAGATATCAGTATGGCTGTTCTTAACGGAATAGATGCTGCTGAAATACTAAATAATTACTGCCATTTCCTGGTTTATGTTACAGCACACAGAGGTTATGCTCCGGAAGCTTTTCAAGCTAGGGCTGATGGCTACCTGCTTAAACCTGTGAGTTATGTTTCTTTCACTCAGAAAGCTGAAGATCTGACGCTTAAGCATCAGGATATTATCAAACTGCAGAGAGACGAGCAGCAGTTCCTGTTTATTAAAGGCGGACAGAAGAGTAGTTTTATCAAGATAAAATATAGTGACATTGTTTACATCGAGGCGATGTTGAATTATATCATGATCCATACCACTACCGGTCATGAAATAACTTATATTGGTCTTAAAGCAATGGAGGATAAATTGCAGATCATGGATATCTTTTTCAGAATCAACAAGTCCATTATTATCTCTTTGAATTATCTGGATCGTGTAGATGGAAATATTGCAAGATTAGCTCCGGGACAGAGTTATCAGATAGGTGACAAGTACAAAAGCGTGTTCCTTGATTTTCTAAGGAAACACACTTTGAAATCTTAA
- the mgtE gene encoding magnesium transporter, with translation MEEKVVEEVVELIEREGDEQLREYLDALNISDVEHLIDELPQYAVKFIDTLSVKRAVNVFRILDFPTQEKIIKKLPGEKLAQLINLLPPDDRTSLFSELKGDAVKKLIILLPAKDRVEALSLLGYKEDSVGRLMTPDYIAVKTDWTVKRVLEHIRKYGKDSETIDVIYVIDENGILLDDIRIREILLANPEVPVGELTDNRSIALNANDPQEEAINVFRMNNRVALPVTDDNHVLLGIVTVDDILWIANEEYTEDMHKIGGTQALDEPYLDMPIFGLFKRRIGWLVVLFLGEMLTATAMAHFEADIAKAVVLAMFVPLIISSGGNSGSQASTLIIQAMALGEITIGDWWRVMRREIISGLMLGLVLGSIGFLRIFVWTLFSNLYGPHWALIGVTVGVALVGVVLWGSLAGSMLPLLLKKLGADPATSSAPFVATLVDVTGLIIYFSVAVMFLTGVLL, from the coding sequence ATGGAAGAAAAGGTTGTTGAAGAAGTTGTTGAACTAATTGAGCGTGAAGGCGATGAACAGTTAAGGGAATATTTAGACGCGCTTAATATCTCGGACGTTGAACATCTTATAGACGAACTTCCCCAATATGCGGTTAAATTCATAGATACGCTGTCTGTTAAAAGGGCAGTTAACGTTTTTAGAATTCTGGATTTTCCTACTCAGGAAAAAATCATAAAAAAACTTCCCGGAGAAAAACTTGCACAGCTTATTAATTTGCTGCCTCCTGATGATAGAACTTCATTGTTCTCTGAACTTAAAGGAGATGCGGTAAAGAAATTAATCATTTTATTGCCAGCTAAAGACAGGGTAGAAGCCTTATCTCTGCTTGGTTATAAAGAAGATAGTGTCGGGCGGTTAATGACACCCGATTATATAGCTGTTAAAACGGACTGGACTGTTAAAAGGGTTCTGGAACATATCAGAAAATACGGAAAAGATTCGGAAACGATTGATGTGATCTACGTCATAGATGAAAATGGTATTCTACTGGATGATATCAGGATCAGGGAGATTTTACTCGCTAATCCTGAAGTCCCAGTCGGCGAACTTACCGATAACAGATCTATCGCACTGAATGCAAATGATCCGCAGGAAGAAGCAATTAATGTCTTCAGGATGAATAACAGGGTCGCTTTGCCGGTAACAGATGATAATCATGTGTTGCTTGGTATTGTAACTGTTGATGATATTTTGTGGATTGCGAATGAAGAGTATACAGAAGATATGCACAAAATAGGGGGTACCCAGGCGCTGGATGAACCTTATCTTGATATGCCTATTTTCGGGCTGTTTAAAAGACGTATTGGCTGGCTGGTTGTACTTTTCCTTGGCGAGATGTTAACAGCAACAGCAATGGCTCATTTTGAGGCGGATATCGCTAAAGCGGTTGTGCTTGCAATGTTTGTTCCATTGATTATATCCAGTGGTGGTAATAGTGGCTCTCAGGCCTCAACGCTGATTATTCAGGCGATGGCATTAGGAGAAATTACGATAGGAGACTGGTGGCGTGTTATGCGCAGAGAAATTATTTCAGGATTAATGCTGGGGCTTGTACTGGGTTCGATAGGTTTCCTGAGGATTTTTGTCTGGACACTCTTCTCTAATTTATATGGACCCCATTGGGCATTGATAGGTGTTACCGTAGGTGTAGCCCTTGTTGGTGTTGTATTATGGGGATCTCTTGCAGGTTCTATGTTACCGTTATTACTTAAAAAGCTGGGTGCTGACCCTGCAACTTCATCGGCTCCTTTTGTAGCTACACTGGTTGATGTTACCGGACTGATTATCTATTTCTCTGTGGCGGTGATGTTCCTAACAGGGGTCTTATTGTAA